GGCTGGCTTTGCGCAAGGACGGGTTCTACGTGGATGGAACCTTCGGTCGCGGCGGGCATGCCAGGGAGTTGCTGGCAGCGCTGGGCCCGGAAGGCCGCTTGCTGGCCTTCGACAAGGACCCGCAGGCCATTGAGAGCGCCGAGGCGCTGGCCAGGGAAGACGACAGATTTCGCATCGTTCATGGGAGCTTCACCATGCTCGAGCAGGTAGTGACAGCCGAAGGAAAGACCGGTGCCGTCGATGGCGTGCTGCTGGACCTCGGCGTCTCTTCGCCGCAGCTCGATGATGGCGAGCGCGGGTTCAGCTTCCGCTTTGGCGGCCCGCTGGACATGCGCATGGATACCTCCCGCGGTGAATCGGCGGCGGACTGGCTGGCAACGGCGGAGCAGGAAGAGATTTCGCTGGTGATACGGGATTACGGGGAAGAGCGCTTTCATCATCGTATCGCCAGGGCCATTTGCGAAGCCCGCGAGGAAGCGCCGATCGAGACCACCTCGCAACTGGTGGGCATCATCGAGGCGGCCGTGCCGACCCGGGAAAAGAAGAAGCATCCGGCAACCCGTGCCTTCCAGGCCATCCGGATTCATATAAACAAGGAGCTCGATGACCTCACCGAGGTGCTCGAGCAGACCGAGCGAGTGCTGGCAGCCGGGGGCAGGCTGAGCGTGATCAGTTTCCACTCGCTGGAGGATCGCCAGGTCAAGCGCTTCATGCGTGATCGCTCACGGCCGGCGCCACCGCCGAAAGGCTTGCCGCGTGGCTTGCCGGTTGCGGAAGAGACACCGCCGTTTCGCCTCGTGGGCAAGGCGCAGCGTGCCAGCACCGAGGAGCTGGCGGAGAACCCGCGGGCTCGCAGTGCCGTGTTGCGGATTGCGGAGCGCGTGCGATGAAGGTCGATTTCGCCATTGTCTGCCTGTTGCTGGTGGCCAACGTGGCAACGGCCTTGTTGGTGGTCGGTGCCCGTCACGAGAACCGCCGCGAATTCATCGTCATGCAGGGCTTGCAGGCGGAACGCGACGAGCTGGAAGTCGACTGGGGTCGATTGCAGCTGGAACAGAGTGCGTGGGCAACGCACGGCCGTATCGAACAACTGGCCCGTGAACAATTGAACATGCAGATCCCGGCAGAAGCCGACATCGTGGTGCTGAGACGTGCGCAGTAAGTCGACAAAGCCAGAAACCGTGACTCGCCCGGGACGTTGGCGCAGCGGACTTGTCGCTGGCGTTTTCGTGTCGGCGGCACTGGTCATGGTGGCGCGAGCGGTCGACCTGCAGGTCATCAGCAAGGATTTCCTGCAGGACCAGGGGCAGGCGCGACACCTTCGAGTCGTCGAGATTCCGGCGCATCGCGGCATGATCGTCGATCGCAATGGCGAGCCGCTGGCCGTCTCGACCCCCGTGGCGTCCGTCTGGGTGAATCCGCAGCAACTGGAAGACGGCATCGACAAGCTGCCTGCGCTGGCGGACCTCCTGGGCTGGTCGACCGAGAAGCTGCTGACCTACCTTGCCGACCGGGCAGAGCGCGAGTTCGTCTACCTCGAGCGCCAGGTAACCCCGGAGCTTGCGGCCGAGGTCGAGGCCCTGGACATTCCGGGCGTGAACCTGAAGCGCGAGTACAAGCGGTTCTATCCTGCGGCCGAGGTCACGTCGCACCTTGTCGGGTTCACCGACATCGACGATGCCGGGCAGGAAGGGCT
The nucleotide sequence above comes from Gammaproteobacteria bacterium. Encoded proteins:
- the ftsL gene encoding cell division protein FtsL, producing MKVDFAIVCLLLVANVATALLVVGARHENRREFIVMQGLQAERDELEVDWGRLQLEQSAWATHGRIEQLAREQLNMQIPAEADIVVLRRAQ
- the rsmH gene encoding 16S rRNA (cytosine(1402)-N(4))-methyltransferase RsmH translates to MAAHRPVLLKPALEGLALRKDGFYVDGTFGRGGHARELLAALGPEGRLLAFDKDPQAIESAEALAREDDRFRIVHGSFTMLEQVVTAEGKTGAVDGVLLDLGVSSPQLDDGERGFSFRFGGPLDMRMDTSRGESAADWLATAEQEEISLVIRDYGEERFHHRIARAICEAREEAPIETTSQLVGIIEAAVPTREKKKHPATRAFQAIRIHINKELDDLTEVLEQTERVLAAGGRLSVISFHSLEDRQVKRFMRDRSRPAPPPKGLPRGLPVAEETPPFRLVGKAQRASTEELAENPRARSAVLRIAERVR